Proteins encoded together in one Camarhynchus parvulus chromosome 12, STF_HiC, whole genome shotgun sequence window:
- the SLC6A8 gene encoding sodium- and chloride-dependent creatine transporter 1 isoform X2, with protein MDFIMSCVGFAVGLGNVWRFPYLCYKNGGGVFLIPYLLIVFVGGIPIFFLEVALGQFMKQGGIAAWNIAPLFKGLGLASMVIVFFCNSYYIMILVWGLFYLVHSLTDTLPWATCGHSWNTEQCTELFNLDLCQNVSTNATASTWSSNFSCTNMTNKRSPVIEFWENKVLRLSGGLSEPGEMNWEMILCLLTTWVIVYFCIWKGVKSTGKIVYFTALFPYVVLILLLVHGVTLPGALGGIIYYLKPDWSKLVEAQVWIDAGTQVFFSYAIGLGALTALGSYNRFHNNCYRDAYILAVINSCTSFFAGFVVFSVLGFMASEQGVDISKVAESGPGLAFIAYPKAVTLMPLSPLWATLFFIMLLVLGLDSQFVGVEGFITGILDLFPQPGAGSLRRELTAALCCIICCLIDLSMVTQGGMYVFQLFDNYSASGITLLWQAFWECVVIAWVYGADRFMDDVARMIGYRPLPVMKWCWAVVTPLVCVGVFVFHVVNYKPLTYNKTYVYPWWGEAIGWVLALSSMLCIPCTVIYKLLRCKGSLRERWQLLTTPIWGQHHLEYLTPEAEAKLLAPEPPKEKATLFETVI; from the exons ATGGATTTCATCATGTCCTGCGTGGGCTTCGCCGTGGGGCTGGGCAACGTCTGGCGCTTCCCCTACCTGTGCTACAAGAACGGCGGAG GCGTCTTCCTCATCCCCTACCTGCTCATCGTCTTCGTGGGCGGCATCCCCATCTTCTTCTTGGAGGTGGCTCTGGGACAGTTCATGAAGCAGGGGGGCATCGCCGCCTGGAACATCGCCCCCCTCTTCAAGG GTTTAGGCCTGGCCTCTATGGTGATCGTCTTCTTCTGCAACTCCTACTACATCATGATCTTGGTGTGGGGGCTCTTTTACCTGGTGCATTCACTGACGgacaccctgccctgggccacCTGTGGCCATTCCTGGAACACGGAGCAGTGCACGGAGCTCTTCAACCTGGACCTGTGCCAAAATGTCAGCACTAACGCCACTGCCAGCACTTGGAGCTCCAACTTCAGCTGCACCAACATGACCAACAAGCGCTCACCTGTCATTGAGTTTTGGGA GAACAAGGTGCTGCGTCTCTCTGGGGGACTCAGCGAGCCGGGGGAGATGAACTGGGAGATGATCCTCTGCTTGCTTACCACCTGGGTCATTGTCTACTTCTGCATCTGGAAGGGTGTCAAGTCGACTGGGAAG ATTGTCTACTTCACGGCGCTCTTCCCGTATGTggtcctcatcctcctgctggTCCACGGAGTAACACTGCCTGGCGCGCTGGGTGGCATCATCTACTACCTGAAACCTGACTGGTCCAAGCTGGTTGAGGCACAG GTGTGGATTGATGCTGGCACCCAGGTGTTCTTCTCCTACGCCATCGGGCTGGGCGCCCTGACCGCACTGGGCAGCTACAACCGCTTCCACAACAACTGCTACAG GGATGCCTACATCCTGGCTGTGATCAACAGCTGCACCAGCTTCTTTGCCGGCTTTGTTGTCTTCTCTGTGCTCGGCTTTATGGCCTCTGAGCAGGGCGTGGACATCTCCAAGGTGGCCGAGTCTG GTCCCGGGCTGGCTTTCATCGCCTACCCCAAAGCTGTGACGCTGATGCCCTTGTCCCCGCTGTGGGCCACGCTCTTTTTCATCATGCTTCTCGTGCTGGGGCTGGACAGCCAG TTTGTCGGTGTGGAGGGTTTCATCACGGGCATCCTGGACCTGTtcccccagccaggggctggctCGCTGCGCCGTGAGCTCACCGCTGCGCTCTGCTGCATCATCTGCTGCCTCATTGACCTCTCCATGGTCACACAG GGCGGCATGTACGTATTCCAGCTCTTTGACAACTACTCGGCCAGCGGGATCACGTTGCTGTGGCAGGCTTTCTGGGAGTGCGTGGTCATTGCCTGGGTCTATG GTGCCGACCGCTTCATGGACGATGTGGCCCGTATGATCGGCTACCGGCCCCTGCCCGTCATGAagtggtgctgggctgtggtgaCACCGCTGGTCTGCGTG GGCGTCTTCGTGTTCCACGTGGTGAACTACAAGCCGCTGACATACAATAAGACATACGTGTACCCGTGGTGGGGGGAAGCCATCGGCTGGGTCCTGGCACTTTCCTCCATGCTCTGCATCCCCTGCACTGTTATCTACAAGCTCCTGCGCTGCAAAGGCTCCTTGCGCGAG CGCTGGCAGCTCCTGACCACTCCAATCTGGGGCCAACACCACCTGGAGTACCTGACGCCAGAGGCAGAAGCCAagctgctggccccagagccccccaaggAGAAGGCGACGCTCTTCGAGACTGTGATCTGA
- the SLC6A8 gene encoding sodium- and chloride-dependent creatine transporter 1 isoform X1 has protein sequence MPPVPTDTAAPQPPDAPRRDAAAATAAAAAAPAGSEAAPERETWTRQMDFIMSCVGFAVGLGNVWRFPYLCYKNGGGVFLIPYLLIVFVGGIPIFFLEVALGQFMKQGGIAAWNIAPLFKGLGLASMVIVFFCNSYYIMILVWGLFYLVHSLTDTLPWATCGHSWNTEQCTELFNLDLCQNVSTNATASTWSSNFSCTNMTNKRSPVIEFWENKVLRLSGGLSEPGEMNWEMILCLLTTWVIVYFCIWKGVKSTGKIVYFTALFPYVVLILLLVHGVTLPGALGGIIYYLKPDWSKLVEAQVWIDAGTQVFFSYAIGLGALTALGSYNRFHNNCYRDAYILAVINSCTSFFAGFVVFSVLGFMASEQGVDISKVAESGPGLAFIAYPKAVTLMPLSPLWATLFFIMLLVLGLDSQFVGVEGFITGILDLFPQPGAGSLRRELTAALCCIICCLIDLSMVTQGGMYVFQLFDNYSASGITLLWQAFWECVVIAWVYGADRFMDDVARMIGYRPLPVMKWCWAVVTPLVCVGVFVFHVVNYKPLTYNKTYVYPWWGEAIGWVLALSSMLCIPCTVIYKLLRCKGSLRERWQLLTTPIWGQHHLEYLTPEAEAKLLAPEPPKEKATLFETVI, from the exons ATGCCCCCCGTCCCCACCGACACGGCCGCCCCGCAGCCGCCCGACGCCCCGCGACGCgacgccgccgccgccacagccgcggccgccgctgcccccgcgGGCTCCG AGGCCGCCCCCGAACGGGAGACATGGACCCGGCAGATGGATTTCATCATGTCCTGCGTGGGCTTCGCCGTGGGGCTGGGCAACGTCTGGCGCTTCCCCTACCTGTGCTACAAGAACGGCGGAG GCGTCTTCCTCATCCCCTACCTGCTCATCGTCTTCGTGGGCGGCATCCCCATCTTCTTCTTGGAGGTGGCTCTGGGACAGTTCATGAAGCAGGGGGGCATCGCCGCCTGGAACATCGCCCCCCTCTTCAAGG GTTTAGGCCTGGCCTCTATGGTGATCGTCTTCTTCTGCAACTCCTACTACATCATGATCTTGGTGTGGGGGCTCTTTTACCTGGTGCATTCACTGACGgacaccctgccctgggccacCTGTGGCCATTCCTGGAACACGGAGCAGTGCACGGAGCTCTTCAACCTGGACCTGTGCCAAAATGTCAGCACTAACGCCACTGCCAGCACTTGGAGCTCCAACTTCAGCTGCACCAACATGACCAACAAGCGCTCACCTGTCATTGAGTTTTGGGA GAACAAGGTGCTGCGTCTCTCTGGGGGACTCAGCGAGCCGGGGGAGATGAACTGGGAGATGATCCTCTGCTTGCTTACCACCTGGGTCATTGTCTACTTCTGCATCTGGAAGGGTGTCAAGTCGACTGGGAAG ATTGTCTACTTCACGGCGCTCTTCCCGTATGTggtcctcatcctcctgctggTCCACGGAGTAACACTGCCTGGCGCGCTGGGTGGCATCATCTACTACCTGAAACCTGACTGGTCCAAGCTGGTTGAGGCACAG GTGTGGATTGATGCTGGCACCCAGGTGTTCTTCTCCTACGCCATCGGGCTGGGCGCCCTGACCGCACTGGGCAGCTACAACCGCTTCCACAACAACTGCTACAG GGATGCCTACATCCTGGCTGTGATCAACAGCTGCACCAGCTTCTTTGCCGGCTTTGTTGTCTTCTCTGTGCTCGGCTTTATGGCCTCTGAGCAGGGCGTGGACATCTCCAAGGTGGCCGAGTCTG GTCCCGGGCTGGCTTTCATCGCCTACCCCAAAGCTGTGACGCTGATGCCCTTGTCCCCGCTGTGGGCCACGCTCTTTTTCATCATGCTTCTCGTGCTGGGGCTGGACAGCCAG TTTGTCGGTGTGGAGGGTTTCATCACGGGCATCCTGGACCTGTtcccccagccaggggctggctCGCTGCGCCGTGAGCTCACCGCTGCGCTCTGCTGCATCATCTGCTGCCTCATTGACCTCTCCATGGTCACACAG GGCGGCATGTACGTATTCCAGCTCTTTGACAACTACTCGGCCAGCGGGATCACGTTGCTGTGGCAGGCTTTCTGGGAGTGCGTGGTCATTGCCTGGGTCTATG GTGCCGACCGCTTCATGGACGATGTGGCCCGTATGATCGGCTACCGGCCCCTGCCCGTCATGAagtggtgctgggctgtggtgaCACCGCTGGTCTGCGTG GGCGTCTTCGTGTTCCACGTGGTGAACTACAAGCCGCTGACATACAATAAGACATACGTGTACCCGTGGTGGGGGGAAGCCATCGGCTGGGTCCTGGCACTTTCCTCCATGCTCTGCATCCCCTGCACTGTTATCTACAAGCTCCTGCGCTGCAAAGGCTCCTTGCGCGAG CGCTGGCAGCTCCTGACCACTCCAATCTGGGGCCAACACCACCTGGAGTACCTGACGCCAGAGGCAGAAGCCAagctgctggccccagagccccccaaggAGAAGGCGACGCTCTTCGAGACTGTGATCTGA
- the QARS1 gene encoding glutamine--tRNA ligase translates to MAAAAAAAMAAEEAEEALGLFTGIGLSEAKARETLRNGALSALLRRAVLQARSALGPALDKATGTLLYNAAARLKDPKHLGFLVGYIARREILTDLQLSAALEYVRSHPLEPLDVADFERACGVGVCITPEQIEEAVEAVISKHRAELLAERYHFNMGLLMGEARSQLRWADGKTIKNEVDLQVLHLLGPKTEADLEKKPKVAKARLAPAEKQKVAVVENGDMGTETKSLLEQLRGEALKFHKPGENYKTEGYVVTPNTMALLKQHLAITGGQVRTRFPPEPNGILHIGHAKAINFNFGYAKANGGVCFLRYDDTNPEKEEEKYFTAIREMVEWLGYQPYAVTHASDYFDQLYTWALELIRRGQAYVCHQKVEEIKGHNPPPSPWRDRPVEESLLLFEDMRKGKFGEGEATLRMKLVMEDGKMDPVAYRVKFTPHHRTGDKWCIYPTYDYTHCLCDSIEHITHSLCTKEFQARRSSYFWLCNALDVYCPVQWEYGRLNLLYTVVSKRKIIRLVETGAVRDWDDPRLFTLTALRRRGFPPEAINNFCARVGVTVAQATMEPHLLEACAREVLNEQAPRAMAVLEPLKVTITNFPAPKALEVLVPNFPADDSRGFHKVPFHQTVYIEETDFREEADKGYKRLAPGQPVGLRHTGYVITVQNVIKDVSGRVIELEVTCTKSDVAEKPKAFIHWVSVPLACEVRLYERLFLHKNPEDPSEVPGGFLSDLNPDSLRVVHNALVDSSVRSARPFDKFQFERLGYFSVDPDSEEGKMVFNRTVTLKEDPGKA, encoded by the exons atggcggcggcggcggcggcagcgatGGCGGCGGAGGAAGCGGAGGAGGCGCTGGGGCTGTTCACGGGCATCGGCCTCAGCGAGGCCAAGGCGCGGGAGACGCTGCGCAACGGGGCACTCAGCGCGCTGCTGCgccgggctgtgctgcag GCTCGGAGCGCGCTGGGCCCGGCGCTGGACAAGGCCACCGGGACACTTCTGTACAACGCGGCCGCCCGCCTCAAGGACCCGAAACACCTCGGCTTCCTCGTGGGCTACATCGCCCGCAGGGAGATCCTCACCGACCTGCAGCTCAGCG ctgccctggagtACGTGAGGAGCCACCCCTTGGAGCCCCTGGACGTGGCAGACTTTGAGCGAGCTTGCGGTGTGGGGGTCTGCATCACCCCCGAGCAGATCGAGGAGGCG gtggAGGCTGTGATCAGCAAGCACCGAGCAGAACTGCTGGCAGAGCGCTACCACTTCAACATGGGGCTGCTGATGG GGGAGGCACGGAGCCAGCTGCGGTGGGCAGACGGGAAGACCATCAAGAACGAGGTGGACCTGCAG GTGCTACATTTGCTTGGGCCAAAGACAGAAGCTGatctggaaaagaaaccaaag GTGGCAAAGGCCCGTCTGGCcccagcagagaaacagaaggtGGCTGTGGTGGAGAATG GTGACATGGGCACAGAGACAAAgtcactgctggagcagctgcgaGGAGAAGCCCTGAAGTTCCACAAGCCAG GAGAGAACTACAAGACTGAGGGCTACGTGGTGACACCCAACACTATGGCCCTGCTGAAGCAGCACCTGGCAATCACGGGTGGGCAG GTGCGGACACGCTTCCCTCCTGAGCCTAACGGGATCCTGCACATTGGCCATGCCAAGGCCATCAACTTCAACTTTGGCTATGCCAAG GCCAATGGTGGCGTGTGCTTCTTGCGCTATGATGACACCAACCCcgagaaggaggaggagaaatacTTCACAGCCATCCGGGAGATGGTGGAGTGGCTGG GCTACCAGCCTTATGCAGTGACACATGCGTCGGATTACTTTGACCAGCTCTACACCTGGGCCCTGGAGCTCATCCGCAG GGGTCAGGCATATGTCTGCCATCAGAAGGTTGAGGAGATCAAAGGCCACAACCCACCACCCTCACCATGGCGGGACCGGCCTGTGGAGGAGTCACTCCTGCTCTTTGAG GACATGAGAAAGGGCaagtttggggagggggaagccACGCTGAGGATGAAGCTGGTGATGGAGGATGGGAAGATGGATCCCGTTGCCTACCGTGTCAAGTTCACTCCACACCACCGCACTGGGGACAAGTG GTGCATCTACCCCACGTACGATTACACACACTGCCTCTGCGACTCCATCGAGCACATCACACATTCCCTCTGCACCAAGGAGTTCCAGGCCAG GCGCTCCTCCTACTTCTGGCTGTGCAATGCTCTGGATGTTTACTGCCCTGTGCAGTGGGAATATGGGCGCCTCAACCTGCTCTACACCGTGGTCTCCAAGAGAAAGATCATCCGCCTGGTGGAGACGGGTGCTGTGAG GGACTGGGATGACCCGCGTCTCTTCACGCTGACAGCCCTGCGCCGGCGAGGCTTCCCCCCTGAGGCCATCAACAACTTCTGTGCACGG GTTGGTGTGACAGTGGCCCAGGCAACAATGGAGCCGCATCTGCTGGAGGCTTGTGCCCGGGAGGTGCTGAACGAGCAGGCCCCCCGTGCCATGGCTGTCCTGGAGCCCCTCAAGGTCACCATCACCAACTTCCCTGCTCCAAAG GCACTGGAGGTCCTTGTGCCCAACTTTCCAGCCGATGATAGCCGTGGTTTTCACAAAGTGCCCTTCCACCAGACCGTCTACATTGAGGAGACAGACTTCAGGGAG GAGGCAGACAAGGGCTACAAGCGCCTGGCCCCTGGGCAGCCGGTGGGGCTGCGCCACACTGGCTACGTCATCACCGTCCAGAATGTCATCAAG GACGTCAGTGGGCGTGTCATTGAGCTGGAGGTGACCTGCACCAAGTCGGATGTGGCAGAAAAGCCCAAGGCTTTCATCCACTGGGTGTCGGTGCCACTGGCCTGTGAAGTGCGGCTCTATGAGCGGCT GTTTTTGCACAAAAATCCTGAGGACCCATCGGAGGTACCTGGTGGCTTTCTGAGTGACCTCAACCCT GACTCCCTGCGTGTGGTGCACAATGCCCTGGTGGACAGCTCTGTCCGCTCTGCTCGACCCTTTGACAAGTTCCAGTTCGAGCGCCTGGGCTACTTCTCTGTGGATCCCGACAGTGAGGAGGGGAAG ATGGTGTTCAACCGCACAGTGACGCTCAAGGAGGACCCTGGCAAGGCCTGA
- the LOC115908355 gene encoding epidermal differentiation-specific protein-like, with protein MNRITVYERANFEGLSREFTCDVPDLHELDFGNCIASLKVEGQPWIAYTDPKYEGEPYAFEEGEYPSVDRPNSFSALRLVHHDLGDPQITLYEHPNFQGACKVVTEETNLAYGYFNDRVASHTVQRGVWLLYQNPGRGGWHCLAWPGEHLADYKLELNFQSRLSHLRPLRPGRPLVSARLLWEQKRVEEEREVLVDEIEGVNETESEQALAASSSREYGTTLWQSFHFSNATSLKAGLSFTLTVEASNIFTVQKGRSESSTRRQRVEVQLPAKIPPRTALSIQVLRKEVTLSVPVLLTITQNESVRTEMGEYRSVSGTNVSARYSLKPLPATGREQAATKGTDTVPGTRMEL; from the coding sequence ATGAACCGGATCACCGTGTATGAGCGCGCCAACTTCGAGGGGCTGAGCCGAGAGTTCACCTGCGACGTGCCTGACCTGCAtgagctggattttgggaactGCATCGCCTCCCTAAAGGTGGAGGGGCAGCCATGGATTGCCTACACGGACCCCAAATACGAGGGGGAGCCGTATGCCTTCGAGGAGGGCGAGTACCCCTCTGTGGATCGGCCCAACAGCTTCTCAGCACTGCGCCTCGTGCACCACGACCTGGGGGACCCCCAGATCACCCTCTACGAGCACCCCAACTTCCAAGGCGCTTGCAAGGTGGTGACAGAGGAGACCAACTTGGCGTATGGGTACTTCAACGACCGGGTGGCCTCCCACACGGTGCAGCGAGGGGTCTGGCTGCTCTACCAGAACCCCGGCCGGGGTGGCTGGCACTGCTTGGCATGGCCCGGCGAGCATCTCGCCGACTACAAACTGGAGCTGAACTTTCAGTCTCGGCTGTCCCACCTGCGCCCTCTACGGCCTGGGCGGCCCCTGGTCTCAGCACGTCTCCTCTGGGAACAGAAGCGGGTGGAGGAGGAGCgggaggtgctggtggatgagatTGAGGGGGTGAACGAGACCGAGTCGGAGCAGGCGCTGGCGGCCAGCAGCAGCCGGGAGTACGGCACCACACTCTGGCAGAGCTTCCACTTCAGCAATGCCACCAGCCTCAAAGCCGGGCTCTCCTTCACACTGACCGTGGAAGCCTCCAACATCTTTACGGTGCAGAAAGGGCGCAGCGAAAGCAGCACTCGCCGGCAGCGCGTGGAGGTGCAGCTGCCGGCCAAGATCCCCCCGCGCACAGCGCTCAGCATCCAAGTGCTTCGGAAGGAGGTGACGCTCTCCGTGCCGGTCCTGCTCACCATCACCCAGAACGAGAGCGTTCGCACGGAGATGGGTGAATACCGCAGCGTCTCAGGTACCAATGTCAGTGCCCGCTATAGCTTAAAGCCACTGCCAGCTacgggcagggagcaggcagccaCCAAGGGGACAGACACGGTGCCTGGCACCAGGATGGAACTATAG